One part of the Nitrospirota bacterium genome encodes these proteins:
- a CDS encoding M4 family metallopeptidase has protein sequence VFYLVAMDIGTDKAALIWYTALQKLWSTAVFNDAVKITVEAARLLIKDGKVPKGATQTVRAAFKAVGLPL, from the coding sequence GGTGTTTTACCTTGTTGCAATGGATATCGGAACAGACAAGGCAGCACTGATATGGTATACCGCACTACAAAAGCTTTGGAGCACAGCGGTCTTTAACGATGCTGTTAAGATAACGGTAGAGGCTGCACGACTTCTTATTAAGGACGGGAAAGTACCGAAGGGTGCAACACAGACGGTACGGGCGGCGTTCAAGGCGGTAGGTCTCCCACTTTAG
- a CDS encoding protealysin inhibitor emfourin, whose protein sequence is MRIDFECSGGYAGLQLEYHVDTDELPQELAEKLLRLVERASVFDLQPEEVAPELPDLPDVLSYSLTLYEGDRKISLSLNDTTAPDALRPLLSFLHELALNQRRKK, encoded by the coding sequence ATGCGCATAGATTTTGAGTGTTCCGGGGGATATGCCGGTCTACAGTTAGAGTATCATGTTGATACCGATGAACTCCCGCAGGAGCTTGCAGAAAAACTTTTGAGACTTGTGGAAAGAGCCTCTGTTTTTGATCTGCAACCGGAAGAAGTGGCTCCTGAATTACCAGATCTCCCTGACGTTCTTTCCTATAGTCTCACGCTTTACGAAGGTGACAGGAAGATATCTTTATCTCTTAATGATACTACGGCACCAGATGCTTTACGTCCTTTGCTCTCGTTTTTACATGAGCTTGCACTAAATCAGCGTCGGAAGAAATAA